The segment CGGGCCTCGCGGCCACCCCCGATGGAGCGGCGGGCGGCGTGGAGCAGCGCCCGCAGGTTCTTGACCGCGGAGACGAGGAGGAGGTCGCGGGTGAGCTTGCGGCGCAGCGAGTCGGGGGCGACCGGGTAGCCGGCGTAGAGCCCGGCGTCGGGCTCGTCGGGGCCCATCTCGTCGCGGTGGTGGGCCATGTGCGCCCGCCGGTAGCTCAGCATCCCCTGGACCCCGGGGTAGGCGAGCAGCCAGCGGCCGCAGAGGTCGTTCATCCGCCGGTGCGAGAAGAGCAGCTTGTGGGCGGCCTCGTGACCGAGGATGTTCAGCTGGCAGTGCCCGCGGCCCATGACCAGGAACGCCAGGAGGTAGGACCACCAGGTGCCGATCCACCCCGCCGCCGCCACCACCCCCACGGTCTGGAGAAGCGCCCCGGCGACGGTGAGCGCATTGCGCGCGTCGGGGATGCGGCGGTACTCGTCACGAACCGGAGGGCGGGCCATCCCCCGGGCGTTG is part of the Candidatus Dormiibacterota bacterium genome and harbors:
- a CDS encoding fatty acid desaturase, with translation MALTMLPAPEILPDVLPTERLNARGMARPPVRDEYRRIPDARNALTVAGALLQTVGVVAAAGWIGTWWSYLLAFLVMGRGHCQLNILGHEAAHKLLFSHRRMNDLCGRWLLAYPGVQGMLSYRRAHMAHHRDEMGPDEPDAGLYAGYPVAPDSLRRKLTRDLLLVSAVKNLRALLHAARRSIGGGREARQLLAVQLAMFAAACAWGRPLLYPVCWLLPWMSLWKVSNRLRAIAEHGGMGRSSDRRLTTHVVRQTRLARLLFVPYNTGWHLAHHVDIGVPFRHLPAFHAELVGSGWVVPELEYPSYRALWRRLASGVPRQRTPRGDRLEAGSSFLPG